In Eriocheir sinensis breed Jianghai 21 unplaced genomic scaffold, ASM2467909v1 Scaffold303, whole genome shotgun sequence, the following proteins share a genomic window:
- the LOC126991592 gene encoding uncharacterized protein LOC126991592, with protein METNKDAVEGEANLYNSNGNDMHENDNINEQSSTPALDNEERADQTEINPTSSSRSHPSSSLPTSPQTHSPASRCFICLKPTEEDSKLKTYSETVWATMKKCASQRQALHADQYADVTRRVMSVTAPDTLQYHPACRKTYTAVKRPRPGDTSTECPGTSASPSNDATPPMKKRRMETRSDSSIPKYDEKGMLAGSCLFCGKRRKKKRGKEETLLNIATLNMANSIADRANRSKNDRIKALVRSGVPLIAKESVYHKTCYSLFLVETDVKAESEPKESAYHKKAFTSLRQYIKTEVLENRQPVFVSLLLDIYRTYFIEVGGDPGRINSYSAQSLQRKLKEHFGDDITVKLANSRLGNYIYSSALTEEEAFAGLHSEEHEENEKIKWVARHLRKQILQLPKSKTPNPANVQNLKESAANIPEQLDLFFKTLLGSSAPKAGSLSEMTKRKANSMASDAVFNVSRGSIKPWKHTALGLGLASMTGSKTSLEILNRTGHSISYSEAKCLETEFAYAVQKEHGDVPDGIKLAPDLGTASVWDNNDANIETLDGKDTFHATVGHTYQNVPEHPQQSSASASEFREGRNRRSFQGYEREIPAFHRSLNKVTFPREKDATTTQRDDKTTLQLLDLYWFWMIREDSKNLPMHAGFMSQFVKDPLPVHTICYMDPISSSPTNNDVVRETMIRTLNVAKEAGQEYAVVTYDLAVAKKAYAIQEVERPLFDELFILLGNFHVELAFYGALGTLISDSGIEFVLSEADVLAEGSVQGFIKGKFYNRCTRVHDMLVTVLELKLYQRFLDTIPQEDADNYHQRATSV; from the exons ATGGAAACAAATAAGGATGCTGTTGAGGGTGAAGCCAATTTGTATAATTCTAACGGGAACGATATGCATGAAAATGACAATATCAACGAGCAAAGCTCAACTCCCGCCTTGGATAATGAGGAGAGAGCCGACCAAACAGAAATCAATCCGACATCTAGTTCGAGGTCACATCCATCTTCATCTCTACCCACATCTCCACAG ACCCACAGTCCTGCCTCAAGATGCTTCATCTGTCTTAAGCCAACTGAGGAGGACAGCAAGCTCAAGACTTACAGCGAAACTGTATGGGCCACAATGAAGAAATGCGCATCTCAACGCCAGGCTCTGCATGCTGACCAATATGCAGATGTAACACGAAGAGTTATGAGTGTGACAGCACCAGATACCCTACAGTATCATCCAGCATGTCGGAAGACATACACGGCAGTGAAGCGGCCACGGCCAGGCGACACCTCAACAGAATGTCCTGGTACATCAGCCTCCCCCAGCAATGATGCCACCCCTCCGATGAAGAAACGACGAATGGAAACAAGAAGCGACAGTAGTATCCCAAAGTACGATGAGAAGGGGATGCTAGCAGGATCATGCCTGTTttgtgggaagagaagaaagaagaaacgcgGCAAGGAAGAAACATTACTCAATATAGCTACACTGAATATGGCGAATTCAATAGCAGATAGGGCCAATCGTTCAAAAAACGACAGAATCAAGGCATTGGTCCGCAGTGGGGTGCCACTCATTGCCAAGGAATCAGTCTATCACAAGACATGCTACAGTCTGTTCCTGGTTGAGACTGATGTAAAAGCCGAGTCAGAGCCAAAGGAATCTGCATATCACAAGAAGGCATTCACTTCACTCCGTCAGTACATAAAAACCGAAGTGTTAGAGAATAGGCAACCGGTATTTGTCTCCTTGCTACTTGATATCTATCGAACATATTTCATTGAAGTTGGTGGCGACCCTGGAAGGATTAATTCCTACTCAGCCCAATCTCTCCAACGCAAGCTTAAGGAACACTTTGGTGATGACATCACAGTGAAGCTGGCAAATTCGCGTCTAGGCAATTACATCTACAGCTCTGCTTTGACTGAGGAGGAAGCGTTTGCAGGCCTACATAgtgaagaacatgaagaaaatgagaagatcaAGTGGGTCGCTCGTCATCTCCGTAAACAGATCCTACAACTCCCAAAATCCAAGACTCCCAATCCAGCAAATGTCCAGAATCTGAAGGAATCTGCTGCCAACATCCCAGAACAACTGGATCTCTTTTTCAAGACGTTGTTGGGCTCATCTGCACCAAAGGCCGGATCATTAAGTGAGATGACCAAGAGGAAAGCGAATTCAATGGCGTCAGACGCAGTTTTCAATGTCTCTCGAGGATCAATAAAGCCGTGGAAGCACACGGCGCTTGGTCTCGGATTAGCATCCATGACAGGCTCCAAGACATCACTTGAAATCCTCAATAGGACTGGCCATTCGATCAGCTACAGTGAAGCAAAATGCTTGGAAACTGAGTTTGCGTATGCGGTACAGAAAGAACATGGAGATGTTCCAGATGGCATTAAACTTGCCCCTGATTTAGGAACAGCATCAGTCTGGGACAATAATGATGCCAATATAGAAACCTTGGACGGAAAAGATACATTCCATGCAACCGTCGGGCATACCTACCAGAACGTGCCAGAACACCCCCAGCAGTCAAGTGCTTCGGCCTCAGAATTCAGGGAGGGACGGAATCGAAGGAGTTTCCAGGGATACGAGCGGGAAATTCCAGCATTTCACCGTTCCTTAAACAAGGTGACATTTCCAAGGGAGAAAGATGCCACTACCACCCAACGAGACGATAAGACCACCCTCCAGCTTCTTGACCTCTACTGGTTCTGGATGATTCGAGAAGATTCTAAAAATTTACCGATGCATGCAGGATTTATGAGCCAGTTCGTCAAAGATCCCCTGCCTGTCCACACCATCTGCTACATGGACCCAATATCCAGTTCCCCTACTAATAATGACGTTGTTCGAGAAACAATGATCCGGACCCTGAACGTGGCAAAGGAAGCTGGGCAGGAGTATGCAGTTGTTACATACGACCTCGCCGTCGCGAAGAAGGCATACGCGATTCAAGAAGTGGAACGCCCTCTATTCGACGAACTCTTCATACTTCTTGGAAACTTCCATGTAGAATTAGCTTTCTACGGAGCCCTTGGTACCCTGATCAGCGACAGTGGAATCGAGTTCGTCTTGTCGGAGGCAGATGTACTGGCAGAAGGTTCCGTGCAAGGCTTCATCAAAGGGAAATTTTATAATAGGTGTACCCGGGTGCATGATATGCTGGTCACTGTCCTGGAACTGAAGCTGTATCAACGATTCCTAGACACCATTCCACAAGAAGATGCTGACAACTACCACCAA CGAGCCACATCTGTGTGA